The following are encoded together in the Thermosipho japonicus genome:
- a CDS encoding bifunctional 4-hydroxy-3-methylbut-2-enyl diphosphate reductase/30S ribosomal protein S1 translates to MQIKIAKGIGFCFGVEKAVNVTKELLKSGKKVFTDDDIVHNKQVMEELERLGLSYDNGDIYLIRAHGLPKEKIEKIKKDHKVVDLTCKIVYNLFKTVEEYEKKGYQIVVYGKITHPEMIALKSYVKNAIITMEPLVIESEKIFVASQTTMSYKDFEIFYNKLKDISIYSELKIFNSICKITHDREIEVEKISREVDLMIVVGGKHSSNTKKLFNIASQHTKAIHIETIDEIREIPKGVDSVGIISGTSTPREIVEEIAAGLKKLGGMLQMENNFEKLLDSYLFDNVRKGEIVEAVVLRKGESEIFVDFGWKSEGVVTSDELVKDVKDYKIGEKLSLILLKKNDDEGIAYLSEKIVYSKKLKEILKEKFEKGEKIIGKINSEIKGGYKVIIENTIQAFLPKSESMIFDGNIPKTPLEFKIIKFEERGKRLNVILSRKAFINEQKEKFFNERKEGDIIEGIVKKIEKFGAFIRIFEGIDGLLPNSEVSYDTSLRVEDVLSEGQSVKLYIKKIDKENRKILLSLKELMPDPWQNVTKKYKVGDIVSGKVKNILSYGFYVNLEPGVDGLVHIDDIFWGRRGRISDIVSVGDIVKVMVKEIDPNNKKMRLSYKEVEGDPWENIEEKYPVGNTITGTVSSILDKGVIVEIERGISGFCPISEISWNYISSPKDVLSEGQKVKAVITELDKENRKMRLSIKRVQENPWKKFKDNHKIGDIVTVKVIKELKSGYVGACENVEIYLPKSHILKEITLGDELKVKIIQIKEDGEILRITASEKELENEKVIDSLKEEFENERYTTIERKVDNANSIDSGQE, encoded by the coding sequence ATGCAAATTAAAATTGCAAAAGGAATAGGTTTTTGTTTTGGAGTAGAAAAAGCTGTAAATGTTACAAAAGAATTGTTGAAATCCGGTAAAAAAGTTTTTACAGATGACGATATAGTTCATAATAAACAAGTAATGGAAGAACTTGAAAGATTAGGGTTATCATATGATAATGGCGATATATATCTTATTAGAGCACACGGCCTTCCAAAGGAGAAAATTGAAAAAATAAAAAAAGATCATAAAGTGGTAGATTTAACTTGTAAAATAGTTTATAACTTATTTAAAACAGTTGAAGAATACGAAAAAAAAGGATATCAAATTGTCGTCTATGGTAAGATTACTCATCCAGAGATGATTGCTCTAAAAAGCTATGTAAAAAATGCTATTATTACTATGGAACCTCTTGTTATAGAAAGTGAAAAAATTTTTGTAGCTAGCCAAACAACAATGTCATACAAGGATTTTGAAATTTTTTATAATAAATTAAAAGATATTTCAATTTACAGTGAACTTAAAATATTTAATAGTATTTGTAAAATTACACATGATAGAGAGATAGAAGTAGAGAAAATTTCAAGAGAAGTAGACCTGATGATAGTAGTTGGTGGAAAACATAGTTCAAATACTAAAAAATTATTCAATATTGCATCACAACATACAAAAGCTATACATATTGAAACTATTGATGAAATAAGGGAAATACCCAAGGGGGTCGATAGTGTTGGCATTATAAGTGGAACTTCTACACCAAGAGAAATAGTTGAAGAAATTGCTGCTGGATTAAAAAAACTAGGAGGGATGCTGCAAATGGAAAACAATTTTGAAAAATTGTTAGATTCTTATTTATTTGATAATGTAAGAAAAGGAGAGATAGTTGAAGCAGTAGTTTTAAGGAAAGGAGAATCAGAAATATTTGTAGATTTTGGATGGAAAAGTGAAGGAGTAGTAACTTCGGATGAATTAGTTAAAGACGTAAAAGATTATAAGATTGGTGAAAAACTTTCTCTAATACTTTTGAAAAAAAACGATGATGAAGGTATTGCATATTTATCAGAAAAAATTGTATATTCTAAAAAATTGAAAGAAATATTAAAAGAAAAATTTGAAAAAGGAGAAAAAATAATTGGTAAAATTAATTCTGAAATAAAAGGTGGCTATAAAGTAATAATAGAAAATACAATTCAAGCTTTTCTTCCAAAAAGTGAATCAATGATATTTGATGGAAACATTCCAAAAACTCCTTTGGAATTTAAAATTATAAAATTTGAAGAAAGAGGCAAAAGATTAAATGTTATTCTTTCTAGAAAGGCATTTATAAACGAGCAAAAAGAAAAATTCTTTAATGAAAGAAAAGAAGGAGACATCATAGAAGGAATTGTCAAAAAAATTGAAAAGTTTGGGGCTTTCATTAGAATTTTTGAAGGAATAGATGGATTACTTCCAAATTCTGAAGTATCATATGATACATCTTTAAGAGTAGAAGATGTACTTAGCGAAGGACAATCAGTAAAACTATATATTAAAAAAATAGACAAAGAAAATAGGAAGATTCTATTGAGCCTAAAAGAATTAATGCCTGATCCATGGCAAAATGTAACGAAGAAATACAAAGTTGGAGATATTGTAAGCGGGAAAGTAAAAAATATACTTTCGTATGGTTTTTATGTTAATTTAGAACCAGGCGTTGATGGACTTGTACATATTGATGATATTTTTTGGGGCAGAAGGGGAAGAATTAGTGATATAGTCTCAGTTGGAGATATAGTTAAGGTAATGGTTAAAGAAATAGATCCAAACAATAAAAAGATGAGATTGAGCTACAAAGAAGTTGAAGGAGATCCATGGGAAAATATTGAAGAAAAATATCCAGTAGGAAATACTATAACAGGAACTGTAAGTTCCATACTTGATAAAGGAGTGATTGTTGAAATTGAAAGGGGAATTAGCGGTTTTTGCCCGATCTCAGAAATTTCATGGAATTATATCTCGTCTCCAAAGGATGTTTTAAGTGAAGGCCAAAAAGTCAAGGCTGTTATTACAGAACTTGATAAAGAAAACAGAAAAATGAGGCTTAGCATCAAAAGAGTGCAAGAAAACCCTTGGAAAAAATTTAAAGACAACCACAAGATTGGAGATATAGTTACAGTAAAAGTTATAAAAGAATTAAAATCAGGTTATGTTGGTGCTTGTGAAAATGTTGAAATTTATTTACCAAAATCTCATATTTTGAAAGAAATAACTTTAGGCGATGAATTAAAGGTAAAGATTATACAAATTAAAGAAGACGGTGAAATATTGAGAATTACTGCAAGTGAAAAAGAACTTGAAAATGAGAAAGTTATTGATAGTCTAAAAGAAGAATTTGAGAATGAAAGATACACAACAATTGAAAGGAAGGTAGATAATGCCAACAGTATTGATAGTGGGCAAGAGTAA
- the der gene encoding ribosome biogenesis GTPase Der: MPTVLIVGKSNVGKSTLFNKLIGYKKSIVDDKEGVTRDAVSGRVSYYSKTFNIVDTGGIFENPEDDIINKSKDLTLKMLNEADLILFVIDAKNGITSEDYYLADIIRKSNNDVILVSNKSESERRVQNNLPDIYKLGFGDPIFISAEQGKNIDTLIEKIVNVLESKGLSLEENLKEENQPIIRVSFIGRPNAGKSTLFNSILNKERVLVTPIPGTTRDSVDELVTINGKKYLFVDTAGLRRKSKVDYKSLDMYSNVRSIKSIENSDVVVILIDAIEGITHQDQRIAGIAENRGKATIVAFNKIDLIKNFRYKKEEFIDQFNEKLYFINYSPLIFISAINKKGIDNLINAIDEAYKSLHYRVQTSAVNSAIQRMMAFTPPPKGLKILYGTQVDIRPPTFLFFTNGKKVPEFYQNHIRKTIRENIYPFVGVPIFLKFKSRH, from the coding sequence ATGCCAACAGTATTGATAGTGGGCAAGAGTAATGTTGGGAAGTCCACTCTTTTTAATAAACTCATTGGTTATAAAAAGTCAATAGTAGATGATAAAGAAGGTGTAACACGAGATGCGGTAAGTGGCCGCGTCTCGTATTATAGCAAAACATTTAATATAGTGGATACTGGTGGAATATTTGAAAACCCTGAAGACGATATAATAAATAAATCAAAAGATTTAACTCTGAAAATGTTAAATGAAGCAGATTTGATTCTTTTTGTTATTGATGCAAAGAACGGTATAACATCTGAAGATTATTATCTTGCTGATATAATAAGAAAGTCTAATAATGATGTCATTTTAGTATCTAATAAATCTGAAAGTGAGAGACGTGTTCAAAATAATTTGCCTGATATTTATAAGTTAGGATTTGGTGACCCAATTTTTATTTCGGCAGAACAAGGAAAAAACATTGACACGTTAATTGAAAAAATAGTCAATGTACTTGAAAGCAAAGGATTATCACTAGAAGAAAATCTTAAAGAAGAGAATCAGCCTATTATTAGAGTTTCATTTATTGGTAGACCAAATGCTGGTAAATCAACACTATTTAATTCCATATTGAATAAAGAAAGAGTTTTGGTAACACCAATACCTGGAACCACAAGAGATTCAGTTGATGAACTAGTAACCATTAATGGAAAAAAATACTTATTTGTTGATACAGCAGGTTTAAGGAGAAAAAGTAAAGTTGATTATAAAAGTTTAGACATGTATAGTAATGTGCGTTCAATAAAAAGTATAGAAAATTCTGATGTTGTAGTAATTTTAATTGATGCTATAGAAGGTATTACGCATCAGGACCAAAGAATTGCTGGAATTGCAGAGAACAGAGGGAAGGCAACTATAGTAGCCTTTAATAAGATTGACCTGATAAAAAACTTTAGATATAAGAAAGAAGAATTTATAGATCAATTTAATGAAAAACTTTATTTTATTAATTATAGCCCATTAATTTTTATAAGTGCAATAAATAAGAAAGGAATTGATAATCTTATAAATGCAATTGATGAAGCTTATAAATCTCTTCATTACAGAGTTCAAACAAGTGCGGTTAATTCGGCAATACAAAGAATGATGGCGTTTACACCACCGCCAAAAGGTCTTAAGATTTTGTATGGAACCCAAGTTGATATACGTCCACCAACCTTTTTGTTTTTCACTAATGGTAAAAAAGTGCCGGAATTTTATCAAAACCATATAAGAAAAACTATTAGGGAAAATATTTATCCATTTGTTGGGGTTCCAATATTCTTAAAATTTAAATCTAGGCATTAA
- the aspS gene encoding aspartate--tRNA ligase, with protein MYRTHTCGELNIKDVGKKVVLSGWVDRIRDLGGIKFIILRDRYGVTQIVVDPESPAYEISQQIGREWVIQIEGTVSERPESTKTETQTGEIEVIVEKITVLSKAELPPFYPGDKVSEDLRLKYRYLDLRDKNMNKNLIVRHKMAQAAREFLNKHGFLEIETPYLTKSTPEGARDFLVPSRLQKGKFYALPQSPQLFKQLLMISGFDKYYQFARCFRDEDLRADRQPEFTQIDIEMSFVEMEDVINLMESFVRHVYGSVGIKLPEKFDRITYDEAMEMYGSDKPDRRFGMELKDLTNYFKDSDFKIIKNVINNGGSIKGFITRIPISRKIASELESYVKEFGLGGLLWFKLENGVISSPTNKFLGESYENISKDYNLKDGNVLLLAAHTNREQLNTALGALRLKIGREYFKDLEKGFDALWVVDFPFLEWNEEERRYVARHHPFTMPKNIDSKLEDIKAYAYDMILNGNEIGGGSIRIHNPEIQRKVFEIIGLTNKEAEEKFGFLLEALKYGAPPHGGIAFGFDRMVSIALKTSSIRDVIAFPKTTSGTCQLTGAPSSVDKNQLEELSIKLVDIKEGGDENE; from the coding sequence TTGTATAGAACTCATACTTGTGGGGAATTAAATATTAAAGATGTTGGAAAAAAGGTTGTTTTATCCGGATGGGTTGATAGAATACGAGATTTAGGAGGAATAAAATTCATAATTTTGCGAGATAGATATGGTGTAACTCAGATAGTTGTAGATCCAGAATCGCCAGCTTATGAAATTTCGCAACAAATAGGTAGAGAATGGGTAATACAAATTGAAGGAACAGTTTCTGAAAGGCCAGAAAGTACAAAAACGGAAACTCAAACTGGTGAAATTGAAGTAATTGTAGAAAAAATAACTGTTTTATCAAAAGCAGAATTACCTCCTTTTTATCCAGGAGATAAGGTATCTGAAGATTTAAGGTTGAAATATAGATATCTAGATTTAAGAGATAAAAATATGAACAAGAATCTCATTGTAAGGCATAAAATGGCACAAGCTGCCAGAGAATTTTTGAATAAACATGGATTTTTGGAAATAGAAACGCCTTATCTAACAAAAAGTACTCCTGAAGGTGCGAGAGACTTTCTTGTTCCTTCAAGATTACAAAAAGGGAAATTTTATGCACTTCCACAATCACCTCAATTATTTAAACAACTTTTAATGATTTCTGGATTCGACAAGTATTACCAATTTGCAAGGTGTTTTAGAGATGAAGATTTGCGTGCTGACAGGCAACCCGAATTTACTCAAATAGATATTGAGATGTCTTTTGTGGAAATGGAAGATGTTATAAATTTAATGGAAAGCTTTGTTAGGCATGTTTACGGCTCTGTTGGAATAAAACTTCCAGAAAAATTTGATAGAATCACTTATGATGAAGCAATGGAAATGTATGGTAGTGACAAGCCAGATAGAAGGTTTGGAATGGAATTGAAAGATTTAACGAATTACTTTAAGGACTCTGATTTTAAGATTATTAAAAATGTTATAAACAATGGTGGTTCAATAAAAGGTTTTATTACTCGAATTCCTATTAGTAGAAAGATAGCTTCTGAATTAGAAAGCTACGTTAAAGAATTCGGACTTGGTGGCTTGTTATGGTTCAAGCTTGAAAATGGAGTAATTTCTTCGCCAACTAATAAATTCCTTGGTGAATCATATGAGAATATTTCAAAAGATTATAATCTCAAAGATGGAAATGTTCTTCTTTTAGCGGCTCATACAAATAGAGAGCAGTTAAATACTGCACTTGGAGCTTTAAGATTAAAAATTGGAAGAGAGTATTTTAAAGATTTGGAAAAGGGGTTTGATGCGTTATGGGTTGTTGATTTTCCATTTCTTGAATGGAACGAAGAAGAAAGAAGATATGTTGCTCGCCATCATCCATTTACAATGCCTAAAAACATTGATTCAAAACTTGAAGACATTAAAGCCTATGCATATGATATGATATTAAATGGAAATGAAATTGGTGGAGGTAGTATAAGAATACACAACCCTGAAATTCAAAGGAAAGTTTTTGAAATAATTGGGCTAACTAATAAAGAAGCAGAAGAAAAATTTGGTTTTTTGTTGGAGGCTTTAAAGTATGGTGCGCCCCCTCATGGAGGAATAGCATTTGGTTTTGATAGAATGGTTTCAATTGCTTTAAAAACCTCTTCTATTAGAGATGTAATAGCATTTCCAAAAACTACGAGTGGTACTTGTCAGCTAACAGGTGCGCCATCAAGTGTAGATAAAAATCAACTGGAAGAATTATCAATAAAATTGGTTGATATTAAAGAAGGAGGGGATGAAAATGAATAA
- the cmk gene encoding (d)CMP kinase, with protein sequence MPCRIAIDGPAGSGKTTVAKILANRLGIYYLDTGAMYRIIGLYLDEKGVENDSDIEKELSTIKLEFINGDFYLNGKRVGDEIRTPYAGICASKYAKKAIVRKFLTRIQQKISKNENIVVEGRDIGTVVIPDAEVKIFLVASTEERAKRRYKELLDKGVNVSYEEVLNEIILRDKQDTEREIAPLRQPDDAILIDSTKYTIEEVINKILEVVLERCKLKLQKE encoded by the coding sequence ATGCCTTGTAGAATAGCAATAGATGGACCTGCGGGTTCTGGTAAAACTACTGTTGCAAAAATTCTTGCCAATAGGTTAGGTATTTATTATCTTGATACAGGTGCAATGTATAGAATAATTGGGCTTTATCTTGATGAGAAAGGTGTTGAAAATGATTCAGATATTGAAAAAGAACTATCAACAATAAAATTAGAGTTTATAAATGGAGATTTTTATCTTAATGGTAAAAGGGTAGGAGATGAAATAAGGACCCCTTATGCAGGAATTTGCGCTTCAAAATATGCAAAAAAAGCTATTGTTCGTAAGTTTTTGACTAGGATACAGCAAAAAATTTCTAAAAATGAAAATATTGTAGTAGAAGGCCGTGATATTGGAACGGTAGTAATTCCTGATGCTGAAGTTAAGATTTTTCTTGTGGCCTCTACAGAGGAGCGTGCAAAAAGAAGATATAAAGAACTATTAGATAAAGGTGTTAATGTTTCATATGAAGAAGTTTTAAATGAGATCATTTTAAGAGACAAACAGGACACAGAAAGAGAAATTGCCCCTTTAAGACAGCCAGATGATGCTATTTTAATAGATTCAACTAAATATACAATAGAGGAAGTTATTAATAAAATTTTAGAGGTGGTACTAGAAAGATGCAAATTAAAATTGCAAAAGGAATAG
- the fsa gene encoding fructose-6-phosphate aldolase yields MKIFLDTANLDEIRRGVEWGVVDGVTTNPTLISKEGKPFEETIKEICNVVQGPVSAEVISLNFEGMIDEARNLAKIDENVVIKIPMTPDGIKAVKVLSKEGIKTNVTLIFSPNQALLAAKAGATYVSPFVGRVDDLANDGLKIVEEIMQIYENYDFETEVIVASVRHPMHVLEAALIGTDIATVPFSVLEKMFKHPMTDLGIERFLKDWEKYKMGR; encoded by the coding sequence ATGAAAATATTTCTTGATACCGCTAATTTGGATGAAATAAGGCGTGGAGTTGAATGGGGAGTAGTGGATGGAGTAACTACAAATCCAACATTAATCTCTAAAGAAGGAAAACCTTTTGAAGAAACAATTAAAGAAATTTGCAATGTTGTGCAAGGTCCCGTCTCAGCTGAAGTTATTTCCTTAAACTTTGAAGGAATGATAGATGAAGCAAGAAATCTTGCAAAAATTGATGAAAACGTTGTAATTAAAATTCCAATGACACCCGATGGAATAAAAGCTGTAAAAGTACTTTCAAAAGAAGGGATTAAAACTAATGTTACTTTAATATTTAGTCCCAACCAGGCTTTACTTGCAGCAAAGGCTGGTGCAACGTATGTTAGTCCTTTTGTAGGGAGAGTTGATGATTTAGCAAATGATGGACTCAAAATTGTAGAAGAAATAATGCAAATATATGAAAATTATGATTTTGAAACGGAAGTTATAGTAGCAAGTGTAAGACATCCAATGCATGTACTTGAGGCTGCGCTTATTGGTACCGATATTGCAACAGTTCCATTTAGTGTTCTCGAAAAAATGTTTAAACATCCAATGACTGATCTTGGTATAGAAAGATTTTTAAAAGATTGGGAAAAATATAAAATGGGAAGGTGA
- a CDS encoding BMP family lipoprotein — protein sequence MKKLLFLVFTLIFSSLFAFKVIMVTDVGGLGDGSFMDGTWSGIVRACQEYGIEYEVIQSKEQSDYISNLSKAAESADVVFAVGFLMSDAFYKVAEQYPETYFVGIDFHQEKDLPNVMTFTFKEQEGSFLTGYLAAGMTKTGKVAIIGGIPIPPVKRYEIGFRTGVKVYNSIHNTNVEVKVVYANSFTDPKKGKELTQALISEGVDIIQQACGGTALGIIEAIKEENLKNVTSKELKELIDYMYLNGGYYMLGGDVEQEWQAPGHILASAIKRVDNASYMGVVKAFTGDWHPGNIELGLKEDGEGISRMPFTKGLVPNGLIYELEYLISLVKRGEFKIPETEDELNALRVKIQF from the coding sequence ATGAAAAAATTACTCTTTTTAGTTTTTACTTTAATTTTTTCAAGTCTTTTTGCTTTTAAAGTTATTATGGTTACAGATGTTGGGGGGTTAGGAGACGGATCATTTATGGATGGGACATGGTCTGGAATAGTTAGGGCTTGTCAAGAATATGGTATTGAATATGAAGTGATTCAATCAAAAGAACAAAGTGATTACATTAGTAATTTGAGCAAAGCAGCTGAATCAGCTGATGTTGTCTTTGCAGTTGGTTTTTTGATGTCTGATGCATTCTATAAAGTTGCGGAACAATATCCTGAAACCTATTTTGTTGGAATAGATTTTCACCAAGAAAAAGATTTACCAAATGTAATGACATTTACATTTAAAGAACAAGAAGGTAGTTTTTTAACGGGATATTTAGCTGCTGGAATGACTAAAACTGGAAAGGTTGCTATTATTGGAGGTATTCCTATTCCTCCTGTTAAAAGATATGAAATAGGTTTTAGAACAGGAGTTAAAGTCTATAATAGTATTCATAACACTAATGTTGAAGTAAAAGTTGTATATGCAAATAGTTTTACGGATCCAAAAAAAGGAAAAGAATTAACCCAAGCACTGATTAGCGAAGGTGTTGATATTATACAACAAGCTTGTGGTGGTACGGCCCTTGGAATAATAGAAGCAATAAAAGAAGAAAATTTAAAAAATGTTACTAGTAAAGAGCTTAAAGAGTTAATTGATTACATGTATTTAAATGGTGGATATTATATGCTTGGCGGAGATGTAGAGCAAGAGTGGCAGGCTCCTGGACATATTCTTGCAAGTGCTATTAAAAGAGTTGACAATGCAAGTTACATGGGGGTTGTTAAGGCATTTACAGGTGATTGGCATCCAGGAAATATAGAATTGGGGTTAAAAGAAGATGGAGAAGGAATAAGCAGAATGCCATTTACAAAAGGATTGGTACCTAACGGGTTAATTTATGAACTTGAGTATTTAATCAGTCTTGTAAAGCGTGGAGAATTTAAAATTCCAGAAACTGAAGATGAATTAAACGCACTTAGAGTTAAAATTCAGTTTTAG
- a CDS encoding STAS domain-containing protein, giving the protein MNNTKVEFIEKDQYTIAKVTGDIDAYHSADVKKDIREKMLATEKAKFVIDLSEVNYIDSAGLGSLVAILKDARLNNKELALLSPKQSVMRVFEMTRLDKVFHIISSLEEL; this is encoded by the coding sequence ATGAATAACACTAAAGTAGAATTTATTGAAAAAGACCAATATACAATTGCAAAGGTTACAGGCGATATTGATGCATATCATTCAGCAGATGTAAAAAAAGATATTAGGGAAAAAATGTTAGCAACTGAAAAAGCTAAATTTGTGATTGATCTTTCAGAAGTAAATTATATAGACAGTGCAGGGCTTGGAAGTTTAGTTGCAATATTAAAAGATGCTAGATTAAACAATAAAGAATTAGCTTTGTTGTCTCCAAAACAATCAGTTATGAGGGTATTTGAAATGACTAGGTTGGATAAAGTATTTCATATTATTTCATCATTAGAAGAATTATAG
- a CDS encoding carbohydrate ABC transporter permease, with protein MKKLIIYLLLSIGFVVMIMPFAWMIVTSFKLPSEVQQWPPKWFSKNFFSTRQVKVETKIGALRTLKGISLSEALSFTSSKDDNQNVLNISVEDDPFYRGKMIIDITGYDYIERASLDNFSKWIKYLKFPQQFSTESPEKFFEEVFLFYNSGSSPYFKRLNYISNLETKINNAISGIELVDKFVERRISDKSEQTRFKDFLNKAKESLITLREDILKYKAGKSLVLTNDEINRLYKLLVSINLVYDSKNELTNIYNAKVVNVISQEKDYIKFYLEVYKYFKQLQIKRVDKPIIAKVMTKNERIALLKENLKKLPESEILNSLITSEDFDNLPEKFSKKIDNYFLNEYKVETSFLNNLKSLVVTYKNLLIEEGIDYEQILKNGSFDNLLDISDKILSDSSSYRILKAKIGSISDELENYKNFLKNLILLTDQLDLVRKVYNNSMNSWRIIDAPEFVKAVRVRNGEVIEIELNGIAPIYLSDDNLSTINLSFTFGEIIKNIFQNYVDAWKAAPFGQYYINTVFVATATTVLEVILASMAAYAFSWMNFPGKNVLFGLFLATMMVPGEVLLVPNFITISKFGWIDTYYSLIIPWIVSVFAIFLMRQHFLSIPKELFDASKIDGCSHWRFLWQIVVPLSKPVIITGALLKFVGSWNSFLWVLIVTNSDKYRTLPVGLQNFSSDVGTLYNQLMAAATFSVLPVIILFLFTQKYFIKGIARTGLK; from the coding sequence ATGAAGAAATTGATTATCTATTTATTACTATCAATTGGCTTCGTTGTTATGATTATGCCTTTTGCATGGATGATTGTTACTTCTTTTAAACTCCCAAGTGAAGTTCAACAATGGCCGCCTAAATGGTTTTCAAAAAATTTCTTTTCTACACGACAAGTAAAAGTTGAAACAAAAATTGGAGCATTAAGAACACTGAAAGGCATAAGCTTAAGTGAGGCTCTAAGTTTTACATCATCAAAAGATGACAATCAAAATGTTCTAAATATATCAGTTGAAGATGATCCTTTTTATCGAGGGAAAATGATAATAGATATAACTGGATACGATTATATTGAAAGGGCTTCATTAGATAATTTTAGTAAATGGATTAAATATTTGAAATTTCCACAGCAATTTTCGACTGAATCCCCAGAAAAGTTCTTTGAAGAAGTTTTTCTCTTTTATAATAGCGGAAGTTCTCCTTATTTTAAAAGACTAAACTATATTTCAAATCTTGAGACGAAAATTAACAATGCAATATCTGGAATAGAGCTAGTGGATAAATTTGTGGAGAGAAGAATTTCAGATAAGAGCGAACAAACAAGATTTAAAGATTTCCTAAATAAAGCTAAAGAAAGTCTCATTACTTTAAGAGAAGATATATTAAAATACAAAGCAGGTAAATCTTTAGTATTAACTAATGATGAAATTAACCGACTTTACAAGCTTTTAGTTTCTATAAATTTAGTCTATGATAGCAAAAATGAATTAACAAATATTTATAATGCAAAGGTTGTAAATGTCATTTCACAAGAAAAGGATTACATTAAATTTTATTTAGAGGTGTATAAATACTTCAAACAATTACAAATTAAAAGAGTTGATAAACCAATTATTGCAAAAGTTATGACAAAAAATGAACGAATAGCATTATTGAAAGAAAATTTAAAGAAATTACCTGAGTCAGAAATTTTAAACAGTCTAATTACTTCAGAAGATTTTGATAATCTTCCTGAAAAGTTTTCTAAAAAAATTGACAACTATTTTTTAAATGAATATAAGGTTGAAACATCATTTCTAAATAATTTGAAAAGTTTAGTTGTTACTTATAAGAATCTTTTAATTGAAGAAGGAATCGATTATGAACAAATTTTAAAGAATGGAAGTTTTGATAATTTGTTAGATATTTCTGATAAAATATTAAGTGATAGTAGTTCATATAGAATATTAAAAGCAAAGATTGGAAGTATTTCTGATGAATTAGAAAATTATAAAAACTTTTTGAAAAATTTAATTCTACTTACTGATCAGCTTGACTTAGTAAGAAAGGTTTATAATAATTCAATGAATTCATGGAGGATTATTGATGCCCCAGAATTTGTTAAAGCAGTTAGAGTAAGAAATGGTGAAGTTATAGAAATTGAGTTGAATGGAATTGCTCCTATTTATCTAAGCGATGACAATTTATCAACAATAAATCTTTCATTTACATTTGGTGAAATAATAAAGAATATATTCCAAAATTATGTTGATGCATGGAAAGCTGCGCCTTTTGGTCAGTATTATATTAATACCGTTTTTGTCGCGACAGCAACAACAGTATTAGAAGTAATATTAGCATCTATGGCTGCTTATGCATTTTCTTGGATGAATTTTCCTGGAAAAAATGTTTTGTTTGGTTTGTTCTTAGCAACAATGATGGTACCTGGTGAAGTTTTATTAGTACCAAATTTTATAACTATTTCAAAATTTGGTTGGATTGATACATACTATTCGTTAATTATTCCTTGGATTGTTAGTGTTTTTGCTATATTCTTAATGAGACAACATTTTCTATCAATTCCAAAAGAACTATTTGATGCTTCGAAAATAGATGGTTGTTCACACTGGAGATTTTTATGGCAAATAGTTGTACCACTAAGTAAGCCCGTAATAATAACTGGTGCTCTCTTAAAATTTGTTGGAAGCTGGAATAGTTTCTTATGGGTTTTAATAGTAACTAATTCTGATAAATATAGAACATTACCGGTTGGTCTTCAAAACTTTAGTTCAGATGTTGGAACACTATATAACCAGTTAATGGCAGCTGCGACATTTTCAGTACTTCCAGTGATCATACTATTTTTATTCACACAAAAATATTTCATTAAAGGAATTGCAAGAACTGGTTTAAAATAA